Genomic DNA from Parasteatoda tepidariorum isolate YZ-2023 chromosome 3, CAS_Ptep_4.0, whole genome shotgun sequence:
aaatatttacagtatcattgtagatattatttaattatttctacatctttgagaatattttaaaaacaatttacgttGCTAAATTTCGTTATTAGGGTATCCTTCCCGTAAACGGACAACTCTCATAAGCGGATAAAAGTTTTGGTCCCATAAATGTCCGCTTAACGGAGgtttcactatatatatatatttcactcTATTTTTCCGGGCAGAAAACTTTGTTTTCCTCTGAAATAAAAGTGAGGGGCGAAAAATCTGCTtcgcattttttgaaatttaggcattaatagaataaaatcaagtgaagttggaaattttaaaaaagaaagttgttttaaaacttcaacGCTGTTTTCCAAATAGAATACTTAATTTTCCTCTGAAATAGTGAGATGGTAATGTGAATAAGTATATATGAATAAGTAACTTGTTTTCCTAAATATATGAGCTAACATGATAAATAAATAGCTCAAATGACGGTTAGAGATGGAGTACAGAAAGTTTTTGAAGCGGCCCTGGCCGAAAGTTTTTGTTCCAGAGCCCCGTGGGGCGAAGTTACGGCACTGAGCGGCACTAAACGGCGATAGGACGCAAGTCTTTGCGAAAACCGCACCATGGATTATTTCTGTCATGACCCAAACCATGACCGTAACCTCCGGAACATGGAGTCTTAAGATGGGATATCATAAGTAGTCCTAGATATTCTGTACCCAAAGGAGctaattttagataataattttgctaGAGTACCTTCTTGTCGCGACCTCTTTTGTCGAAGGGATGGAAGCGGAGAggtaaaattccaaaatatgctttcaatccttttaatctaattttcacaaataaactgattgctgatatttattctatttggcAGTATGTTTCGATATATGTGAAATACGAGGGCGCCACAAAATCACAATTTGAGGTATAAGACATGCTGTATTTTCTATTTCTCCGTTAATTTTTCTGACACAATTGTGCCAATACAATTCTACAATCAATAGTATTTGCTAGGTACTTAAATAGTACATAGCTGCCTATTTTCAGAATGTTGATCGTTGTTTTCATGCATATATAGTGAATATTTCGTGCGTATTGCATTAGTACTAGTACAACATGAGATTATAttgtaattagtttatattattgttcTTATCTTTTGAGAAATGCATCTTGTACAAATAAATTAGTGTATGAAACAGACGGTATCTATCCTTTTCTTTGTCATGGCTATATTCCTTCAAAATTATATcgaaaaacattagttttttatgtctgaatatattttacttcattttcagATTCTCATGAAGTGCAGGTGtttgcaatcatttttttattttggcaaCGTATtctgttgtttaatttttgctggCGTGTGACTTACCAAGAAAAAATTCGTTTCATTTAGAGGCGAATGACTAAACTTCACACATCTTCAATTTCGTtgctttaataaattggtaatcGGAACGCACAATGTTGCCACAATATTTACGGTGGTAGAGTAATAACAACTAAGGTAAGcataatttcttaaatcatgaaataatttgtttttcatccTGAACTTTGTCTAGCGATTATAGAATATTATATGTATGTTTTGATTGTTTACATGCAATGGTGACCAAAATCATTAtccttcaaattatttaattacgaCATAAATATATTCCAATCGGCTTAATATAttgcatttacaatttttattttctgtatacaacaattaatatcaaatgaatGACAAACAACTGTCCTTCGCACAGATTAGGTGTCCGCCGAATATGATTAGTTGAATATGATCCACGAGGTTGAGCATGGCCCACGAAGTTGAGGCCTTGAAATTAATATCCAATATATATAACCAACATATATAATCCAATTCAATATAAGGGCTAGCATGAGTATTAGTAacattcattcatttcattgttaagtaaaatatagcagcaacataaattttttctcaaaaatgaataCTTCAATTCTTGCATATGCGTAACATAATAAGCTAAACTCAACTTTTTCAAGGGATGCCTTGTTTGAACTTTTTCAATCGCAgttaattctataattattgAAACTGGCTAATGGTGGTTACTGACACACAAGTCTATGTCgagaactatattttattaccgataatatttacatatatataaatcaaaatttagaataGATAATCTGAAGTACCGAGATTATATGagccgctcagaagccaatgcgtttaagtccattttttgatattttctgatttttggaaattttgatgaaataaataataatcttcttagttattaaaggatttactcgttggttacttttttctaggttagacagccctttttttaatagcttctgaatatattgtataataatttcagaagccaTTGTGAATNtgtaaaatttttttttattatttaattgctggaaattatttgtttgtcaCCACAGTGCGTTTATGAAAGCGCCGCAGGGAAAATGCAAtagaagtttttgaaaaattcgaaaatttttttgctgaattataattacattttttataaccttttagaatattttcctctatgatatgataaaatctttttcaaataatcctatattaattttaaaaatatatttatatacattttaaaatctcatataATAAACTTTGAGTGGTTCTGCAAtcttacttaataaatttaagtaagagattttaatttctaagtgCATAAGGATATTCATAATGCtattcaatttgaatattaatcaattcttgtatacatattacataaaagctagctaataaaactttaaactttttaaaagctagcttttaaaactttaaaactttaataaaattttaaaactttaaagctagctaataaaacttttaactcgtttaattattattattatactagtTTGATGTTTTACCAAAACATGATTGTTTACCTCTCATTTACCTAAAATtcataacattaatattaaaaaatataagcacaaaatttaaagaaaattagatttaaataaatgtgttattatTGAAATACAGTTAATAacgctgtttaattttttgaacaaaactttaacatttgtcataaaattagTATGAGAAATATACTGGAACtgatttatgattgatttacaTTTTGGGAACAATCTACGGAGAAATGTTATTGGGGAGGAGCTACAAAAAGACGTAACAGAAGGCAATGCCGAGAAAACCAATCAGCGCGCTCAAAATCTCTTGGGGTTACTATGTGTGTAAAGAGAGTTTACATGCGAACCGGGCTCGAATCGCAACCATGGCCGATCTATACGagttctgcatccggcttgctccaaccacagtgctgacatggaatattctcagtggtagaaggatcatgggctagaatcTGCTTGTCTTTAGGCTAaacgtgggagattttcgttgTTTTCTTATCCATGTTACACAATTACGGGTTAGTTCCCTTACAAAATCCTCCACggaggtaaatttctcccaatacttgatccaggagttcctttgtcttctggattgtgttcaaaattacatggttaTGGCGTAGTCGTAATCCTAAAAATTAGGTGTGCGacggttagaaaataaaataaaatatattgttggtATGAAGCGGAGTGGTATATTTAAACATAACCTgatcttcaaatttattctatattgtTGTTATGAAGTTGAGTGgtatataaaaacataacatgATCTTCAATTTTGATAGATATTGTATATATAAAGCGGAGTGgtatattaaaacataacttgatcttcaattttatttgattttaaaggtATGAGGCGGAGTGGAGTCGACAGCTTAGAAAGCTGGGTGGTGGCAGCAGCAAGTAGTGCAGTATTCTTGTTTTCAACATGGCCGATGAGGTTAGGAGGACAACTTTTTGTTTCGATGCTTGACCATTTTGAAACGAACAGGAAGAATGCCGCTTTTCCATTTGCTCTGGCATACTTAATGAGAAGCGTTTCAGGTAAAGAATTGGCTAGTATTTTAAAGgactttcttttcattttattgtaatttattaaagatatcAGACTGGATTAAAAGCGACAATTTCGTAGAATGAAAGCGACACTCCGCACTGAAACGGCCTacataagaaaaaagaacaatgaTAGTAATACATCTTTGTCTAAGTACTTTACAAGAGTGGGTGTTAtgatctctaattttttttattcatataaaataagttttttcatttttttaaatctttttaaaaaaataaattatcgttAGACtcattctaaaaaaagaagttaattatAGAATTCTTCGAAACTTTGCATGTGGATTTTGCATAATGTTAGCTATATTTTGGATTAACTGAGGTCCaagaatgaatttattatttttatcatcagAGACAGAATTACAGATCTCAGGGCTCTGGTCACAGAGCCACTTGGTCCTCTAAAAGAGTCGTATTGTTTCAGTTAGCATGCATGGTTTTTaatcataacaataaaaaacattttcaacagCATCGATTTGTAAACATGATAGCTTATTTAGAAAATCGaactttaatttaactaaactatgaaaaaaatactgaaatctaACTGTtagagtatttaatttaattgtaatcgAGAATGATGGAAATTGGGTGGGAAACAAGACATTCATACTAAGTACCTAGCAAAgcatcaaaatcattttaaaaatcatttatatttcttatttgcataaaaaaccctgtttatcaaatttatatttgaggtaattataattttataaattataaaaactcacACTAAATGTTTTCCTCATTTTGAAGCAATTGCATAAAAGTTGACattataacaagaaaaaagtaaaataaaaatttgagactGCTTATTGTATCCTCCCTCACAAGTTGGCAGCTCTGGGCACGAGTCCCGAATGCCTTTCATAAACCAGTCCCTGATTATCAAGCCttaaaattatgtgatttttcctttaaaaaataaatattgaatatatatagttctatttcattgtatattttaaattttttttaaagagttgaaTTTAAAACACAGGATGTCATATTATTGgcagaaaaaaactattttgatactcatgaattataatttgttgTGCGATTGTTAGAGcgtcataaaaaatttgtagcttttattctcaaatttgccattattttgaagaaaaagaaaatgtctaaaaaatttgaaagcttacttaaaatttataattttaagacatttgcttactaaaaataaaagtaaaattttaaagaacgctgtttttgaaacaaattatgtcTAACACTGTCAGATATCTTAAAaaggaaatacaaaatattgatttttatacattttatacaactttgcttttttttcaaatcttttttgttttgttactatCACGTCTATCAATTCTTGAAAATTGGAGCCTATTTTTCATCCGCTTAAAACATATCGACTgtcattatttcatttctgtataatttttaagcttagGAAGTTTTTAATCGGATAATACAGTAATAATTTATGGCAATTTTTCattatctgaaatataaataattttgtccaatactttaatatttcatgttcTGAGttaatgtgtaaaatatataatttgtagttaaaatatgaaaatatacgCATTGggaataataactatttataatattatagttttgtgatttaataattaataagtatcagtttttattctataagtttatgcaataattttaaattattatgcatgATGGCATTTAAGTTGACAAAACTGCAGCTCAACTAGATGGATTTAGACATAAGGAACACGATAGATATGTCCGTTATCAAAAACTCGAGAAATCTTCAAGTGATTCACTttgttggaatcttgggcataaattcaGTTTCGACAATGCTAGAATTAATTCCACCCCAGTCACGTCGGCTCATCTTGATATCCtagaatcttattttattcatatgaaagcTGATTCCTATGTTAACGTTAGTTCTTCCCCACATCTCCATAAAGCTTGGAAATACATTTTACCCAGATTTGCCTCTCGTCCACTGTGTTTtgtcttgttctgtttttttatttttcccctaTCGTCTTCTgtgtattttatagtttttgtttcttgCCTTTTCgtccatttttcgttggcaacttcacgttttttttagttaaatttacgtCTGTCAAGGTGTCCCAGTCATGAAAATGAGTGCCTATTTTTTATGCGTTTAAACCATGTTTAAACACATAACATTAACGTTAACATGTTGACTgtcatttcaattttgtaaatttttgaaacttgtgAAGTTTTTTAGACTACCAGGTAATACCAGACGGATCGTCTTAAATATCTTGAATAGGTTTTTGCGAATTTTGGATAATTTATCACTTAACTATTGTTTTTAAGCGGTTATTGTGATTTTTTGGTAACTTTTACTATCTAGCTTTAATTTCTGGATGTtcttaaatctaatatttttatatcctattatcatctgatatttttaagttattttgttattcaatattaaaatcctAATATcatctaatgtttttaaatcttattctattttcaataaatatttcaatcgtAATATCACCTTGTTTCCAGGTCCATTTGCCGGATACTTTGGGGTAAAAATTGGTTTACAGACGGTGACATTGATTGGAACATTATTGTGTGCGATCGGTGTTGGAGGATGTTTTTTTGCTGAAAACATATTTACAGTCAACATTTGTTTAGGATTAATATatggtattatttattttcttaaaaaatgctaattatataactttgttttaattgtttctgcacaaatattaaaaaaaaaattagtttcctggagagttattagaaaatttaagatacTTGAAATGTGCATGATAAAGCTCAGAAGCATGACAAATGaaatacttcaattttaaatatgtattaagtgATTTCTcactataaaatttgaaaagttagaGTAATAATATCCGgtaaaaagttgtttaaaatatttcaaggtaCCAGAAAGGacgataaattgtttattttcatgtatttattattttaaaatttgatgttatttttaggtaaattgtttttttaactcaaaaaccATATTGAGCAGTAtgcattgttacaaataaactgcaaaagaaaaatcCGAATCGTATTTTTATTAGCCTATTTTAtggcaattattattaaactacatTCATTaagacagaaagaaaaaatcatgcataaaaaataacatttaagaaataaaatgtttcatgtaTGCACCTTTGGCCAAATCAAAGCATAAATCATTTAGTTAAACACTAGTTATTCTTgaagattgttttattttttattctattaacaaaatttgtaattttaatccaCAATAAGAACACATGATTAATCTCAAATGGAATGATCATACATCttcaattttttccttcaaagcttttttaaacatcaaGCTGATCTTGAGacagtttagtttttaatttaaaccatatttttatatcaacatttagaaataaagcatttttctgAAGATATgaatacattagtttttaaaattcttcaggTGTAGGATTTGGATGGGCCACTGCTACTCTTCCTGAAATCATTAATCAACATTTCATCAAACACAGAGCAAAAGCCATTGGACTGATGTTTGGAGGAAGTGGTTTAGGAGCATTCGCTACTCCTCCGTTCTTAGCATATATTTTGGCAACTTTCGGCATGTCTGGAACATTTTTGATTACGTCTGCAATTCTTTTACATGGTGTGCCAGTTTCAATGTTACTAACAAAACCGAGACTCAATACGAGTACACTAAACTCAAGGGGCAAAAAGAGTTCTGATCTTGCTGGTGAATCAACACATCCAATCAAATCTATCAATTCTATTAAATCAGATAAAAGTGAACCAGACTCCAAACTGGCTGCAACAACAGacttaattttaaacgaaagtAATCATTGCATGAATTTGGAGAATAAAAGCATTCTGAGTCCACGTCTAAGTTCGAGCATTTCTCATGATGACCTGTCGAAAGTAAACAGGCTATCAATGCAAAAATTGGAGCATTACAATTTAGAAATGATTTATCAAAAAGAGTTTAGAGATCAAAATCGAACTTCAGATTTTCTCAATAAGCGTGCATCAATTGAATCAAAAGTAAAAGTATATTCTGTTGATCAATCatccaaaaaaaattcacgCTCTTCCGTAAATGTTCTATGGAACCCAACTTTCTTGCTTATTGCAACAGTTACTAGTGCTCATTTTTACGTGCAATACATGTACTGGACGATTATTGTAGATATTGGACGCGATAAAGGCTCCGAAAAACATCAAGAAATATATCTTGTGATGGCTCTTTCGCTATTTGACATGCTCGGACGTTTATCTCTGGGTTTTATCACTGACAGTGGCTTCATTAGCAGCATTAATTTCTGTGCCTTTTGTTTTGCTTGCATGGGACTGCTCTGCTTGGCCATggtttttgtgtcagattttcAAGCAACTCTGGTTGTCACGTCTATTTTGGGTGCAACAATTGGAGGTAATACCACTGGACTTCCAGGCATCGTCACAGCATTCttcgaaaaggaaaaaagatcGATGGCCATGGCTTCTAGGCTAATCATGTACGCACCCATGAGTTTCACCATGTCTCCATTAATAGgtataacttaaatataaactacAAGTATTTGTTATGTATACTGTGTGTCCCGTAGTCACTAACCGTAATATACATTTGAATAATTCGTCAGATTATTTAATCAGAGGTCAATGTAGACGGCTACCGGAGTTCAACTCCAGTAGTTTTCTAAAAAGTGGAAAAAGtcaaaacaaccagaatatggtgaaatttaccacttttctggctctatgagaacacacaaggagcttgataatttttaacgaagcggtttggtaaatattttggtaaatttagcaataaatatgttttcgtaaaaggtgataaaatttggtaatcgtggtaaaatttagcaattttagcGTCATACTTTAGATACTaccataaaaatcaattattcggttaagtttacttttcagttatgtattttttactaactgtCGGGTAATAAGATCtccaattttgaaaaccggaattttCGGTAACTCGTTACCACATGggctaaaaaaatacaaaatgaatgcTTTATATATCGTACACTTTGGTTTTTAATTCCAgaattatggtattttttctaccagaaatattattacaacatAGTACAGTAATTTCACCTGAACTCGTTTCTCCTTGTCATAAAATTGAGCCCTTTAGGAATATCACCGACCGGTCTGTGTAGGCGTTAAGGAACTggtcttgcatcagaaaggttttgggttcgaatccccgaCAATGTATAAATGTTGCTTTCTCTGTACTAtgtgtccttactgtgggagcaacgttagTCTagctaatatggtgcccctgaaagagtggccaacaaatctgcccacATCCACCTGAATTGACGAATGTCAACCCTGGTGGTCattggaaaattaaaagtatctatTGATCtattcgtttaaaataaatgttggtTAAGGCTTGGTAAGCTTGGTTTTGATCACCAGAATTGTTTTAACTAGAAATGTTATTATGATACtgaacggtaattttaccagaatttttttttctccgtgtgcaAGTTTCATTAAGCATATATTCCAGTTTCGAACTGTATAATACCCACCTGCCTCATCAGGACTCACGAACtttgaaaacgatattttttctcGTTCATAACCTACTTTGTGACGCTTATGTGTTTTATCGActgactttaattttgaaaaggtatttttaaagttaagagtGGTGATTACTGAGAACCTTGACAAATATCTCACATTCTTCTCTCTCTTCACTGTCtgcaaatttttgataaatggcTATTCTTTTATGAATATTCTTATGCTGGCATCCCTAACTAACTATTTTTTGACAATTCCAGGTTATTTCAGAGGCACTTTAGGATCTTACGATGGACTCCTATATGTTTTGATGTCATTGTGTACCCTTTGCGTCTTCCTACTTTTGATGCTGTCCAAATCACCAAATACAAAGATAACAGTTGAGAGTAATTCATaaagtaaatctatttttttgggtgataaaattgataattcatCAAGACAGAACGTCCTCTAAGCTCTGACGTCATTGTGTCTAATTTGTGTTATGTACTTTTGATGTTGGCTAAGTTAGGTACCaaacagaagaaaaacaaatgaaactttttcGGCGAGTAAATTTTTGTGGTTAAAAAtgaatcattcatttaaatataaagtctATAAATTACCTTTTGACTGCCACTCTTAGATGACATCACGTCTTTAGCTAAGAGAGTTTCATAGACGAGAACTGACACAGTTTTATCGATTTTCATCATGTGTTCGAATACTTCTGCAACGAAAATAATTCCATTCTAGCTGAAGAACTTCAATATCAATTATACAGGGttggaaaaaatagaaacatcGATAAGTCTAtttcatgtgacatttttaagataatttaatgatttttgtataacattcagtcaaaattttttaaaaatcgcgtggattaatttttaataacactaGATTTTTACAAGATTCTGTAACTTGTGATTCtgtttaagcaattttatagatatatatataattttgtttaatttggtGTCTAAGGAACTCTGAACATCtttaactcaaaaatttgaTTGGTCTAAAATTTACAcactacaaaataattaaaaattacttctttcgtcacaatataatattaaaaacttatatttaaaattttaatggtcatttttaa
This window encodes:
- the LOC107436449 gene encoding monocarboxylate transporter 9-like, whose protein sequence is MRRSGVDSLESWVVAAASSAVFLFSTWPMRLGGQLFVSMLDHFETNRKNAAFPFALAYLMRSVSGPFAGYFGVKIGLQTVTLIGTLLCAIGVGGCFFAENIFTVNICLGLIYGVGFGWATATLPEIINQHFIKHRAKAIGLMFGGSGLGAFATPPFLAYILATFGMSGTFLITSAILLHGVPVSMLLTKPRLNTSTLNSRGKKSSDLAGESTHPIKSINSIKSDKSEPDSKLAATTDLILNESNHCMNLENKSILSPRLSSSISHDDLSKVNRLSMQKLEHYNLEMIYQKEFRDQNRTSDFLNKRASIESKVKVYSVDQSSKKNSRSSVNVLWNPTFLLIATVTSAHFYVQYMYWTIIVDIGRDKGSEKHQEIYLVMALSLFDMLGRLSLGFITDSGFISSINFCAFCFACMGLLCLAMVFVSDFQATLVVTSILGATIGGNTTGLPGIVTAFFEKEKRSMAMASRLIMYAPMSFTMSPLIGYFRGTLGSYDGLLYVLMSLCTLCVFLLLMLSKSPNTKITVESNS